A section of the Bifidobacterium sp. ESL0728 genome encodes:
- the gatA gene encoding Asp-tRNA(Asn)/Glu-tRNA(Gln) amidotransferase subunit GatA has product MAETNELVKLNAAQMAEKIRNKEVSSRELVDAELDVINAAEPDLHAFLHVSADEARAQADEFDKKNAAGETEGLPELAGVPIAIKDMIVTKGIPTTAASKILEGWIPPYDATVIKKLKAAGMPLLGKTNLDEFAQGSSTEHSAYGPTHNPWDTERVPGGSGGGSASAVAAFEAPIALGTDTGGSIRQPGSLTGTVGVKPTYGGVSRFGAIAMASSLDQIGPVSRNVLDSALLQEIIGGHDVRDSTSIPMDVPPISKAAREGYKRDLKGVRVGLVKQLSGDGYQPGVEARFNEAVKLLQDMGAEVVEVDCPHFDYALAAYYIIMPSEVSSNLARYDGMRYGLRVMPPVGVPQTAANMMAYTREAGFGDEVKRRIILGIYALSAGYYDAWYGSAQKVRTLIIDDFKKAFEKADVLVAPTSPTTAFKFGEKMNDPLTMYMSDVATIPANMAGTPAMSIPAGLSDDGLPVGFQFMAPQKHDEQMYKPAAALEAALEEQWGGPIWQSLKTPWLGNAK; this is encoded by the coding sequence ATGGCCGAAACAAACGAACTGGTGAAGCTCAACGCCGCGCAGATGGCGGAGAAGATTCGCAACAAGGAAGTCTCCAGCCGCGAGCTGGTCGACGCCGAACTCGACGTGATTAACGCCGCCGAGCCGGATCTGCACGCCTTCCTCCACGTTTCCGCCGACGAGGCTCGTGCCCAAGCCGACGAATTCGACAAGAAGAACGCTGCGGGGGAGACCGAAGGTCTGCCGGAACTTGCCGGTGTGCCGATCGCCATCAAGGACATGATCGTCACCAAGGGCATCCCCACGACCGCCGCCTCGAAGATTCTCGAAGGTTGGATTCCGCCGTACGACGCCACGGTCATCAAGAAGCTCAAGGCTGCTGGCATGCCGCTGCTCGGCAAGACCAACCTCGATGAATTCGCGCAGGGTTCCTCCACGGAACATTCCGCGTACGGCCCGACCCACAATCCTTGGGACACCGAGCGCGTTCCTGGCGGCTCCGGCGGTGGTTCCGCTTCCGCGGTCGCTGCGTTCGAGGCCCCGATTGCTCTTGGCACCGATACCGGCGGCTCGATTCGCCAGCCCGGTAGCCTCACCGGCACGGTCGGCGTCAAACCCACTTACGGCGGCGTTTCCCGCTTTGGCGCGATCGCCATGGCGAGCTCGCTCGACCAGATCGGCCCGGTCTCTCGCAATGTGCTTGATTCCGCACTGTTGCAGGAGATCATCGGCGGCCACGACGTGCGTGATTCCACATCCATTCCTATGGATGTTCCGCCGATTTCCAAGGCTGCCCGCGAAGGCTACAAGCGCGACCTCAAGGGCGTGCGCGTAGGTCTCGTCAAGCAACTGAGCGGCGACGGCTACCAGCCCGGCGTCGAGGCTCGCTTCAACGAAGCGGTCAAGCTGCTGCAGGATATGGGAGCCGAAGTGGTTGAGGTCGATTGCCCGCACTTCGATTACGCGCTCGCAGCGTATTACATCATCATGCCTTCCGAGGTCAGCTCCAATCTGGCCCGTTACGATGGCATGCGTTACGGCTTGCGCGTGATGCCCCCGGTTGGTGTGCCGCAGACCGCCGCCAACATGATGGCCTACACCCGTGAGGCCGGATTCGGCGACGAGGTCAAGCGTCGTATCATCCTCGGCATCTATGCGCTTTCCGCCGGTTACTACGATGCGTGGTACGGTTCGGCGCAGAAGGTTCGCACCCTGATCATCGACGACTTCAAGAAGGCGTTCGAAAAGGCCGACGTGCTGGTCGCCCCGACCTCGCCGACCACCGCGTTCAAGTTCGGCGAGAAGATGAACGATCCGCTGACCATGTACATGAGCGATGTCGCTACGATTCCGGCGAACATGGCCGGAACCCCCGCGATGAGCATTCCCGCAGGGCTTTCGGACGACGGCCTGCCGGTCGGCTTCCAGTTCATGGCCCCGCAGAAGCACGACGAGCAGATGTACAAGCCTGCGGCCGCGCTCGAAGCGGCGCTCGAGGAACAGTGGGGTGGCCCGATTTGGCAGTCCCTCAAGACCCCGTGGCTCGGGAACGCAAAGTAA
- a CDS encoding ABC transporter permease subunit encodes MTTNTMTANMMTANTMTANMMTVNTANMNMTSATNAKAVMTNTTSATSTANINVMNMVTGNATNAANAANAANATNATNATNATNAVNTMNATNETNTKNAVNAINAANAVNTTNAVAEKPVQNQQLAKSSQRPKNFNQNRSMAHVHLSFFGSIRAELLKLFSIASTWWLSGISFLLTIGFAAMFAWSIKQESHYDARGKWMATAAPIPRTELFNCVAQSMAFAFILIGVVAILSITGEYGTSSVQMSLVVNPRRVMFMNAKAIAVAIYSFVLSLVTLLVSWGLVEVMLSGGKQTPLTSKEHWLPLIVVLGGAAMVTLIAEFALGLGAMIRSTAGGVVVFIAIYTMATSVLGIIYGLSKHMKWALELSNLMPSSLVDTFMAGPTPSAPSPLPKGWFVPNWWQSGLLVLAWAAVFYVVGTIIVRKRDVK; translated from the coding sequence ATGACGACGAATACGATGACGGCAAACATGATGACGGCAAATACGATGACGGCGAACATGATGACGGTGAACACCGCGAATATGAACATGACAAGCGCAACAAACGCGAAAGCGGTGATGACAAATACGACGAGTGCAACAAGTACTGCGAATATAAACGTGATGAATATGGTGACGGGGAACGCGACGAACGCAGCGAATGCAGCGAATGCAGCGAATGCGACGAACGCGACGAATGCGACGAACGCAACAAACGCTGTAAACACAATGAACGCAACAAACGAAACGAACACTAAAAACGCGGTGAACGCAATCAACGCCGCAAACGCAGTAAATACAACAAACGCGGTGGCCGAAAAGCCCGTGCAAAACCAGCAATTGGCAAAATCCAGCCAGCGTCCTAAGAACTTCAACCAGAATCGCAGCATGGCCCACGTGCATCTGAGTTTCTTCGGCAGTATCCGCGCCGAACTGCTGAAACTGTTCAGCATCGCCTCAACCTGGTGGCTTTCCGGCATCTCCTTCCTGCTGACCATCGGTTTCGCAGCCATGTTTGCGTGGAGCATCAAACAGGAGAGCCATTACGACGCCCGAGGCAAATGGATGGCTACGGCTGCCCCGATTCCGCGCACGGAGCTCTTCAACTGCGTCGCCCAAAGCATGGCCTTCGCCTTCATCCTGATCGGTGTGGTCGCCATCCTCTCGATCACCGGTGAATACGGGACTTCGTCGGTGCAGATGTCACTGGTGGTCAATCCCCGCCGTGTGATGTTCATGAACGCCAAAGCCATTGCGGTGGCCATTTATTCGTTCGTGCTGTCTCTGGTGACATTGCTCGTTTCCTGGGGTTTGGTGGAGGTCATGCTCAGCGGCGGCAAGCAGACGCCGCTTACTTCAAAGGAACACTGGCTCCCGTTGATCGTCGTTCTTGGCGGCGCCGCGATGGTGACTTTGATCGCTGAGTTTGCGCTCGGCCTCGGCGCGATGATCCGTTCGACCGCTGGTGGTGTGGTCGTTTTCATCGCCATCTACACCATGGCCACTTCGGTGCTTGGCATCATTTATGGTCTTTCGAAGCACATGAAATGGGCGCTGGAACTTTCGAATCTGATGCCTTCCAGCCTGGTCGACACGTTCATGGCGGGGCCAACCCCGTCGGCTCCGAGCCCATTGCCTAAGGGCTGGTTCGTCCCCAACTGGTGGCAGAGCGGGCTTCTCGTGCTGGCTTGGGCTGCGGTCTTCTACGTTGTCGGGACGATTATCGTGCGCAAACGCGATGTGAAGTGA
- the gatB gene encoding Asp-tRNA(Asn)/Glu-tRNA(Gln) amidotransferase subunit GatB: protein MAEKLMKYSDAVKEFDPVFGLETHVELCTQTKLFCPAHEEFGAEPNTELTPVSLGLPGSLPVVNKTAVDFAIKLGLALHCQINEWSQFARKNYFYPDMPRDYQISQFDKPTNGNGYLDIELDDGTPFRVPIERAHIEDDAGKNTHVGGADGRIEGADHSLVDYNRAGVPLIEIVTKPVEGGGDRVPEIADAYMRAIRDIVRALGISHGRMEQGNMRADVNISLRKKGETKLGTRSETKNVNTFRGIKKTLQYEIRRQAAILDEGGEILQETRHWDEATQTTAGGRVKSDANDYRYFPDPDLVMLHITQDHIDEIAKTMPEMPREHRARLQSEWKLSDLEMRDIINADALDLVEETVKDGASAAGARKWWLGEISRVANERSLSLEELPITPADVAEVEKLVADGKLNDKLAKQTVTGVLAGEGTPDEVVKKHGYQVVSDDGALDKAIDDALAANPDVAEKLKSGNMKPMGAIIGAVMRATHGQADAKAVSALVIKKMKG from the coding sequence ATGGCTGAAAAATTGATGAAGTATTCCGATGCCGTCAAGGAATTTGACCCGGTATTCGGTCTGGAAACCCACGTCGAGCTGTGCACGCAGACCAAGCTGTTCTGCCCGGCGCACGAAGAGTTCGGCGCGGAACCGAACACGGAACTGACCCCGGTGAGCCTCGGCCTGCCCGGCAGCCTCCCGGTGGTCAACAAGACCGCCGTCGATTTCGCGATCAAGCTCGGTCTGGCGCTGCATTGCCAGATCAACGAGTGGAGCCAGTTCGCACGCAAGAACTACTTCTACCCGGACATGCCTCGCGACTATCAGATCTCGCAATTCGACAAGCCGACCAACGGCAACGGCTATCTCGATATCGAGCTTGACGACGGCACCCCCTTCCGCGTGCCGATCGAGCGCGCGCATATCGAGGACGACGCCGGCAAGAACACCCACGTGGGTGGTGCCGACGGCCGTATCGAAGGTGCTGACCATTCGCTGGTCGACTACAACCGCGCCGGTGTTCCGCTCATCGAGATCGTCACCAAGCCCGTCGAAGGCGGCGGCGACCGCGTCCCGGAGATTGCGGACGCCTACATGCGCGCCATCCGCGACATCGTGCGTGCCCTGGGCATCTCCCACGGCCGTATGGAGCAGGGCAACATGCGCGCCGACGTCAACATTTCGCTGCGCAAGAAGGGCGAGACCAAGCTCGGCACTCGTAGCGAGACCAAGAACGTCAACACGTTCCGTGGCATCAAGAAGACTTTGCAGTATGAGATTCGTCGTCAGGCGGCCATCCTGGACGAGGGCGGCGAGATTCTGCAGGAGACCCGTCATTGGGACGAGGCCACGCAGACCACGGCCGGCGGTCGTGTGAAGTCCGACGCGAACGATTACCGTTACTTCCCGGATCCCGACCTTGTGATGCTCCACATCACGCAGGATCACATCGACGAAATCGCCAAGACCATGCCGGAGATGCCGCGCGAGCACCGCGCCCGTCTGCAGTCCGAATGGAAACTCAGCGACCTCGAGATGCGTGACATCATCAACGCCGACGCGCTTGACCTGGTCGAAGAGACCGTCAAAGACGGCGCGAGTGCAGCCGGTGCCCGCAAATGGTGGCTCGGCGAGATTTCCCGCGTCGCCAACGAGCGCAGCCTTTCGCTTGAAGAGCTGCCGATCACCCCGGCCGATGTGGCCGAGGTCGAGAAGCTTGTCGCCGACGGCAAACTCAACGACAAGCTTGCCAAGCAGACCGTCACCGGTGTACTCGCCGGCGAAGGCACGCCTGATGAAGTCGTGAAGAAGCACGGCTATCAGGTCGTTTCCGACGACGGTGCGCTCGACAAGGCGATTGACGACGCGCTTGCCGCCAACCCGGATGTGGCCGAAAAGCTCAAGAGCGGCAACATGAAGCCGATGGGCGCCATCATCGGCGCCGTCATGCGCGCCACCCACGGCCAGGCCGATGCCAAGGCCGTCAGCGCTCTGGTCATCAAGAAAATGAAGGGCTGA
- a CDS encoding 3-hydroxyacyl-CoA dehydrogenase family protein yields the protein MKTIGNRIGQLGAGTMGHAAAMEFAIHGYNVTMVDATDEALKRGLSLIDRDLTTMIDGGVVKEDKDAIIARVHPTTDYADLAGVDYIAECVFENLEVKQESWEKAEAVVDDDTILATNTSGLSPSAIAKNLKHPERFVVAHYWNPVQLMPLVEVVPGEHTSQETVDVTVNLMNSLGKHAVPLKVESLGFVGNRLQMAVIREENEIVRRGIATPEAVDDIMKYSLGRRWSIVGPLEGIDQGGLDIFDNISKYLYDDLANNTGEDPTLKEKVAEGNLGAKSGHGFYDWSGDKATEAIRARDRILMEDLARDQREAEKK from the coding sequence ATGAAAACCATAGGAAACAGGATCGGCCAGCTGGGTGCCGGCACCATGGGACATGCCGCCGCGATGGAATTCGCCATTCACGGTTACAACGTGACCATGGTCGATGCCACCGATGAAGCGCTGAAACGCGGTCTTTCCCTGATTGACCGCGATTTGACCACCATGATCGACGGCGGGGTGGTAAAAGAAGACAAGGACGCCATCATCGCCCGCGTTCATCCGACCACCGATTACGCCGATCTTGCCGGCGTTGACTACATCGCCGAATGTGTCTTCGAGAACCTCGAGGTCAAACAGGAATCGTGGGAGAAGGCCGAAGCGGTGGTGGACGACGACACCATTCTCGCCACCAACACCTCCGGCCTGAGCCCGAGCGCAATCGCCAAGAACCTCAAGCACCCCGAACGTTTCGTGGTGGCCCATTACTGGAATCCCGTCCAGCTCATGCCGCTGGTCGAGGTCGTCCCGGGCGAGCACACCAGCCAGGAAACCGTCGATGTCACCGTCAACCTGATGAACAGCCTTGGCAAGCACGCGGTGCCGCTGAAGGTTGAATCGCTGGGATTCGTCGGCAACCGCTTGCAGATGGCCGTCATCCGCGAGGAGAATGAAATCGTCCGGCGTGGCATCGCAACCCCTGAGGCCGTCGATGACATCATGAAGTACAGCCTCGGACGCCGTTGGTCCATCGTGGGCCCGCTGGAAGGCATCGACCAGGGCGGCCTCGATATCTTCGACAACATCTCGAAGTATCTTTACGACGATCTGGCCAACAATACCGGCGAGGACCCGACCCTGAAGGAGAAGGTCGCCGAGGGCAACCTGGGCGCCAAGAGCGGCCACGGATTCTACGACTGGAGCGGCGACAAGGCCACGGAGGCCATCCGCGCCCGCGACCGCATCCTGATGGAGGATTTGGCCCGCGACCAGAGGGAGGCGGAGAAGAAGTAA
- the gatC gene encoding Asp-tRNA(Asn)/Glu-tRNA(Gln) amidotransferase subunit GatC: MPTFTRETVEHLGHLAQIALTDEEATRMQGELNVIADSINKVQEVASDDVEPTANPVPLEAYLRPDVPEKPLTREEALSGAPATEDGMFVAPRILGGDE; encoded by the coding sequence ATGCCTACTTTCACAAGAGAAACAGTCGAGCATCTGGGTCATCTCGCCCAGATCGCGCTCACCGACGAGGAAGCGACCCGCATGCAAGGCGAGTTGAACGTCATCGCCGATTCCATCAACAAGGTGCAGGAAGTCGCGTCCGACGACGTCGAACCCACTGCCAACCCGGTCCCGCTCGAGGCGTACCTGCGCCCCGATGTCCCAGAAAAGCCGCTGACCCGAGAAGAGGCGCTTTCCGGCGCTCCCGCCACTGAAGACGGTATGTTCGTGGCGCCGCGAATCCTTGGAGGTGACGAGTGA
- a CDS encoding IclR family transcriptional regulator: MEQHQQHHTNVDPSGVKPVKSAARTVLILEYLAKHAESPSTLTELSAAIKAPRSSTYALLRTLIDYGWIRSDHPGNLYRLNLRTLLVGESYLDADPYVRIVRPILADLSRKVTGTFNMSRMDDGRMVYLLTQESRRDSTLLPRIGRWLPAYATGSGKALLAIRGKADIPAKRPPITAKTITDMKELTADLNATRQRGYGLEVDENNLGYSCVAVALRYQSPPQDAISCTLRTKDFTEKRQHTIIDALMEARDKIEKAAPLPGTWY, translated from the coding sequence ATGGAACAGCACCAACAGCATCATACGAACGTTGACCCAAGTGGGGTGAAACCGGTCAAATCCGCCGCGAGGACGGTGCTGATCCTCGAATATCTGGCCAAGCACGCGGAGTCTCCCAGCACTTTGACCGAACTGTCCGCCGCCATCAAAGCCCCGCGCAGCAGCACCTACGCCCTTCTGCGCACGCTGATCGATTACGGGTGGATACGTTCGGACCATCCCGGCAACCTATACAGGCTCAATCTGCGGACGCTGCTGGTCGGGGAATCCTACCTGGACGCGGACCCTTACGTGCGTATCGTACGGCCGATACTGGCGGATCTGAGCCGCAAGGTGACCGGTACATTCAACATGTCGCGCATGGACGACGGGCGCATGGTCTACCTGCTCACCCAGGAATCAAGAAGGGATTCGACCTTGCTGCCACGAATCGGACGCTGGCTGCCCGCCTACGCCACCGGGTCGGGCAAGGCATTGCTCGCGATTCGCGGCAAGGCCGACATACCGGCTAAAAGACCACCCATCACGGCGAAAACCATTACGGACATGAAGGAGCTGACGGCCGACCTCAACGCGACCAGGCAGCGTGGCTATGGGCTGGAAGTCGACGAAAACAACCTAGGCTACTCCTGCGTCGCCGTGGCACTGCGCTACCAGTCGCCGCCACAGGACGCCATCAGCTGCACGCTGAGAACGAAGGATTTCACCGAGAAGCGACAACATACCATCATCGATGCACTGATGGAGGCACGCGACAAGATTGAAAAAGCCGCGCCTCTGCCGGGGACCTGGTATTGA
- a CDS encoding ATP-binding cassette domain-containing protein, with translation MIQITNLCKRFGSKVALDNVSFTAVDGKVTGFLGPNGAGKSTTMRAALGLISADSGRALIDGGDFRKSSAPMTCVGAVLDAKSAHKNRSAYDHLRSLALTNGISKRRVDEVIDMTGLTSVKKRKAGNFSLGMSQRLSIAAALLGDPHNLVLDEPVNGLDPEGVKWVRELCRYCASEGRTVLLSSHLMSEVALTADNLVIIGQGKILETTTVNDFVAEHSSNSIRVVTPEPQKLIAIFANAPQVKVESDQRSASDPREGAVFHISGADLKAAAQVFAQAQLVTYELVEEKVSLEDAYMALTHSQVQYATHELPGQQPIQYSNAAQQNGTHVAQQNGGQAR, from the coding sequence ATGATTCAAATTACCAATCTGTGCAAGCGGTTCGGCTCCAAAGTCGCGCTTGACAATGTCAGCTTCACCGCCGTCGATGGCAAGGTCACTGGCTTTCTTGGCCCCAACGGTGCAGGCAAGTCCACAACGATGCGGGCGGCGCTTGGCTTGATTTCCGCCGATTCCGGCCGTGCGCTCATTGATGGCGGTGATTTCCGCAAGTCCAGCGCTCCGATGACCTGCGTCGGCGCGGTGCTCGATGCCAAATCCGCCCATAAAAACCGTTCCGCCTACGACCATCTGCGCTCGCTGGCGTTGACCAATGGCATTTCCAAGCGTCGCGTCGACGAAGTCATCGATATGACCGGCCTCACCAGCGTCAAAAAACGCAAAGCCGGCAACTTCTCGCTGGGCATGAGCCAGAGGCTTTCGATCGCCGCCGCGCTTTTGGGCGACCCGCACAATCTGGTACTGGACGAACCGGTCAATGGTTTGGACCCTGAAGGCGTCAAGTGGGTGCGTGAACTCTGCCGCTATTGTGCCAGCGAGGGCCGTACGGTGCTGTTGAGCTCGCATCTGATGAGTGAAGTTGCGCTTACCGCCGATAATCTGGTCATTATCGGGCAAGGCAAAATTCTCGAAACAACCACCGTCAACGATTTCGTCGCCGAACATTCGAGCAATTCCATTCGCGTGGTCACTCCGGAGCCACAGAAGCTGATCGCCATCTTCGCCAACGCACCGCAAGTGAAGGTGGAATCCGACCAACGCTCCGCCTCCGACCCGCGCGAAGGTGCCGTGTTCCATATCAGCGGAGCCGACCTTAAGGCGGCAGCCCAGGTGTTCGCCCAGGCGCAACTGGTGACCTACGAACTGGTCGAGGAAAAGGTTTCGTTGGAAGACGCCTACATGGCGCTCACCCATTCGCAGGTGCAATATGCCACGCACGAATTGCCCGGCCAGCAGCCGATTCAATACAGCAATGCGGCGCAGCAGAACGGCACTCACGTAGCGCAGCAGAACGGAGGGCAGGCACGATGA
- a CDS encoding ATP-binding cassette domain-containing protein yields MITIEHVSKVIGQATVLNNVDFTALDGRVTGFLGPNGAGKSTTIRVAMGLAKPNSGQVIFDGVPFNKASVPMNLAGAVLDAKSAHKNRTAYSHLHTLAMSNGIPDRRVDEVLELAGLQAVKNSKVSTFSLGMNQRLSIAAALLGDPHNLVLDEPVNGLDPEGVKWVRDLCRMFAEQGRAVLLSSHLMSEVALAADDLVVISQGHILERSTVDDFVARHSSHAIRVAVDDVNKLSAVVASIPGLRMEAAGRIPTDSRQGSVWRLFGADEATLAHAFTSAQLTVYELSDEAVSLEDAYLALTHGQGQYAPQPVAQPFAVQTPVNRFPVNQPAVNRPPANLPTATSQPVTTPQPLGGFVPAGQQAPQPSNRFAITNQPTVPQMSLPIRPSNPVQAAVPGSPQSMHVSFGRSVACELVKLASFKSTWWIVGLIVVCMPLFALIPEGYDSQLTTSTYTVWFHLAGNMWMVSLFAAVFGVIAVAGEYSSTLIDSSLMANPRRPMFMGAKAVSACIYVSLATIVGYAFAFPTAWLHSLSTLAGYGSVEVLPGSMVMALLAFVGGPIMMSCVTLIGMGVAAICRSMIGSTVATLILLTFPSMLIQAFSTGAKAYMTYVPTFAVMNFLRGPRMFMSDSKGWLIPQICRILSVFSDDKTRPEMVLGSFWGNGFAVMFWAALIFGLGVFAVSKRDVK; encoded by the coding sequence GTGATTACCATAGAACATGTCAGTAAAGTCATTGGTCAGGCTACGGTGCTGAACAATGTCGATTTTACTGCGCTGGATGGCAGGGTTACCGGTTTTCTAGGCCCCAACGGTGCCGGGAAATCGACCACCATACGTGTCGCGATGGGTCTCGCAAAACCAAATTCCGGCCAGGTGATCTTTGACGGTGTCCCGTTCAACAAGGCGAGTGTGCCGATGAACCTCGCTGGCGCGGTATTGGACGCCAAGTCGGCGCATAAGAACAGGACCGCTTATTCCCACTTGCATACATTGGCGATGAGCAATGGCATACCGGATCGTCGTGTTGACGAGGTGCTTGAACTGGCTGGTCTTCAAGCGGTGAAAAACAGCAAGGTCAGCACTTTTTCGTTGGGTATGAATCAAAGGCTTTCCATCGCCGCCGCTTTGCTTGGCGACCCGCACAACCTCGTGCTCGATGAGCCGGTCAACGGGCTCGACCCCGAAGGCGTGAAGTGGGTACGTGATCTGTGTCGTATGTTCGCCGAGCAAGGGCGCGCCGTATTGCTCAGTTCGCATCTGATGAGCGAAGTTGCGCTTGCGGCAGATGATTTGGTGGTCATCAGCCAGGGGCACATTCTCGAGCGATCGACCGTTGATGATTTTGTCGCCCGTCATTCTTCGCATGCGATACGTGTGGCGGTAGATGACGTCAACAAACTCTCAGCTGTGGTCGCCTCTATCCCCGGCCTGCGCATGGAAGCAGCTGGCCGTATTCCCACAGACAGCAGGCAAGGCAGCGTCTGGCGACTTTTCGGTGCCGATGAGGCGACATTGGCTCATGCGTTTACATCGGCTCAGCTTACGGTGTATGAACTGTCGGATGAAGCGGTTTCTCTTGAGGACGCCTACTTGGCTTTGACCCATGGGCAAGGACAATACGCTCCTCAGCCGGTGGCACAGCCCTTTGCCGTGCAGACTCCTGTCAACCGGTTTCCCGTCAATCAGCCTGCGGTCAATCGTCCTCCGGCCAATCTGCCGACTGCGACCTCTCAGCCTGTAACAACCCCGCAGCCCCTGGGCGGCTTCGTTCCCGCCGGTCAGCAGGCCCCGCAACCCTCAAACCGGTTTGCAATAACCAATCAGCCCACTGTGCCGCAAATGTCGTTGCCGATCCGTCCATCGAATCCGGTTCAGGCCGCCGTGCCCGGTTCGCCGCAGTCCATGCACGTGAGTTTTGGCAGATCGGTGGCTTGTGAGTTGGTCAAGCTTGCAAGCTTCAAGTCAACATGGTGGATTGTCGGCCTTATCGTTGTCTGCATGCCTTTGTTCGCATTGATACCTGAAGGCTATGATTCACAGCTCACCACCAGTACTTATACGGTATGGTTCCATCTGGCCGGCAATATGTGGATGGTATCGCTTTTCGCCGCGGTTTTTGGCGTCATTGCCGTTGCTGGAGAGTATTCCTCGACGCTCATCGATTCCTCGTTGATGGCGAATCCGCGACGTCCGATGTTTATGGGGGCCAAAGCGGTATCCGCCTGCATCTATGTCTCGCTTGCCACGATTGTGGGATATGCGTTTGCTTTTCCGACAGCTTGGCTGCATAGCCTGTCGACGTTGGCGGGATACGGTTCTGTTGAGGTGTTGCCGGGAAGCATGGTGATGGCTTTGCTCGCTTTCGTCGGCGGCCCGATAATGATGTCGTGCGTCACGCTCATCGGCATGGGCGTTGCCGCCATCTGCAGATCCATGATCGGTAGCACGGTCGCAACGCTGATATTGTTGACATTCCCCTCGATGCTCATCCAGGCTTTCAGTACGGGCGCGAAGGCATATATGACGTATGTACCGACTTTCGCAGTGATGAATTTCCTTCGCGGGCCCCGCATGTTCATGTCCGACAGCAAAGGCTGGCTTATTCCTCAGATATGCCGCATTTTGAGTGTCTTTTCTGACGACAAGACCCGTCCGGAAATGGTATTGGGCTCTTTCTGGGGTAACGGTTTTGCCGTGATGTTCTGGGCCGCGTTGATTTTTGGACTGGGCGTGTTCGCAGTATCCAAGCGTGATGTGAAGTAG